In Columba livia isolate bColLiv1 breed racing homer chromosome 8, bColLiv1.pat.W.v2, whole genome shotgun sequence, a single genomic region encodes these proteins:
- the LOC135580088 gene encoding uncharacterized protein LOC135580088: MCDCVRLRTGVVPEGLKQPPVVAENPFSEWASSIGLGSLQDWIRVRTGGIPADQSQPPVVAESEDCELLFPLDQLWDSLAWVDMFWLISNAEQAMWLLCMVWISSSLEKWGETPGTGEDTDGLIFHGDRRLEVVHLPQIQIALPAGGQSRPDDQGPEACPAPPPATDPAAARQEGGEGKGKTRRAYSVSCATAARACTGGFAKRKECVRHPRSHFQRIPAPNRLHFTQNYLINTNN, encoded by the exons ATGTGCGACTGCGTCAGGCTCAGGACGGGTGTCGTTCCTGAGGGCCTGAAGCAACCGCCGGTGGTCGCAGAGAACCCGTTCTCGGAATGGGCCAGCAGCATCGGGCTCGGCAGCCTCCAAGACTGGATCAGGGTCAGGACGGGAGGCATTCCTGCAGACCAGAGTCAGCCACCCGTTGTGGCCGAGAGCGAAGACTGTGAGCTGCTCTTCCCTCTGGACCAGCTTTGGGACTCCCTTGCCTGGGTGGACATGTTCTGGCTCATCTCCAATGCTGAACAAGCCATGTGGCTGCTCTGCATGGTCTGGATCAGTTCGTCTCTGGAGAAATGGGGAGAGACCCCAGGGACAG GGGAGGACACGGACGGCCTCATCTTCCACGGGGACAGACGACTGGAAGTTGTGCACTTGCCGCAAATACAAATTGCTCTGCCGGCTGGAGGCCAAAGTCGCCCGGATGATCAGGGCCCTGAGGCGTGTCCAGCGCCGCCTCCAGCAACAGATCCGGCTGCAGCGCGCCAAGAAGGTGGcgaaggcaaaggcaagacgaGGAGAGCCTACTCTGTCTCCTGTGCAACTGCAGCCAGAGCCTGCACCGGTGGatttgcaaaaagaaaggagTGTGTGAGGCACCCCAGAAGTCACTTTCAGAGGATACCAGCTCCCAACAGACTTCATTTTACACAGAACTATTTAATAAACACAAATAACTAG